The following are from one region of the Veillonella nakazawae genome:
- a CDS encoding flippase: protein MKVNWSLLENIGSLLTVKGLQYILSFITFPYLVRVLHVDGFGQLAFATGVVQYFLLFSNFGFDLSGPKSIARHDCGPKRGFYFTSIMGAKLFILAVITAVFGILMFILSNWFNYNALLYGAVYLNVIGTALFPIWFFQGIQKMRYITFVSILGRIVSVAGIFIFVNTLDDIVWAAFFQSITNVIAAVFSWIIIYKEYPDILMRIKWCHIKDAIKDSVPYFGSMVAINLYTSSTIVFLGLVTSDYVVGIYTAANRIIDAFRGGLSPVVDALYPFVNKIAKESKERAQSVLRKATVILCSGTSLLCIGIFITAKWLVYYILGPSYEESVSVLQILAFLPLVVITSNIYGLFGMISFGHQKEFVTILVHSAILDLCIVFPLLYYMGADGAALTMLLTEIYVLYRCIKFVNASDFRFL from the coding sequence ATGAAAGTAAACTGGTCATTATTGGAAAATATTGGTTCTTTGCTAACTGTAAAAGGTCTCCAATATATTCTGAGCTTTATTACCTTCCCTTATTTAGTACGGGTTCTTCACGTTGATGGTTTTGGTCAGCTCGCCTTTGCAACAGGCGTAGTACAGTACTTTTTATTATTTTCTAACTTTGGCTTTGACCTCAGTGGACCTAAAAGTATTGCGCGCCATGATTGTGGGCCAAAGAGGGGCTTTTATTTCACTTCCATCATGGGGGCTAAGCTCTTTATTCTCGCCGTTATAACCGCTGTATTTGGGATATTGATGTTTATCTTGTCTAACTGGTTCAATTATAATGCACTCCTTTATGGGGCGGTGTATTTAAATGTTATTGGTACGGCTCTGTTTCCAATTTGGTTCTTCCAAGGAATACAGAAGATGCGCTACATCACCTTTGTTAGTATCTTAGGTCGTATCGTATCGGTAGCGGGGATTTTTATCTTTGTAAATACCTTAGATGATATCGTGTGGGCTGCATTTTTTCAGTCTATTACAAATGTAATTGCAGCAGTATTCTCGTGGATCATCATTTATAAGGAATACCCAGATATTTTGATGCGCATTAAATGGTGTCATATTAAGGATGCCATTAAGGATAGTGTTCCATACTTTGGCTCTATGGTGGCTATTAATCTTTATACTAGCTCTACCATCGTATTCCTCGGTTTAGTAACGTCCGACTACGTCGTGGGCATCTATACAGCGGCAAATCGTATCATCGATGCTTTCAGAGGTGGTCTAAGCCCTGTAGTTGACGCCTTATATCCATTTGTTAATAAAATTGCCAAGGAATCCAAGGAAAGGGCTCAATCAGTGTTGCGTAAAGCGACCGTCATTCTTTGTTCTGGTACATCCTTGCTCTGCATTGGTATCTTTATAACTGCTAAATGGTTGGTTTACTACATTCTTGGACCAAGCTATGAAGAGTCCGTATCGGTGCTACAAATATTAGCATTCTTACCGTTAGTGGTTATTACTAGTAATATTTATGGCCTATTCGGTATGATATCCTTTGGTCATCAAAAGGAATTTGTTACGATTTTAGTTCACTCTGCTATTTTAGATTTATGTATCGTGTTCCCTTTACTCTATTATATGGGGGCCGATGGCGCAGCATTGACTATGCTTTTAACAGAAATCTATGTACTCTACAGATGTATTAAATTCGTAAATGCTAGCGATTTTAGATTTTTATAA
- a CDS encoding DUF4422 domain-containing protein — MNIKILIATHKQYWMPEDSVYMPIHVGREGKADIGYTGDHTGDNISSKNANYCELTGLYWAWKNLDADYIGLVHYRRYFTRKEVRSVEDKKNQILTGPEWKKLLSEYPVVVADKRKYYIESNRSHYNHAHHSDGLDAAEQIIAEKYPEYSAAFTKVCNRTWAHMFNMFVMRRDLFDQYCEWMFSILEEIEHRVDISNYDTYEARIYGFVSEILLDVWIEANNIDYKEQNVSFMEPQNWLKKGSSFVLRKFGLQSKG, encoded by the coding sequence GTGAATATTAAGATTTTAATAGCTACACATAAGCAATATTGGATGCCAGAAGACTCCGTATACATGCCAATCCATGTAGGTCGAGAAGGCAAAGCTGATATTGGTTATACCGGCGATCATACAGGAGATAATATCTCCTCAAAAAATGCGAATTATTGCGAATTAACAGGCCTTTATTGGGCTTGGAAAAACCTTGATGCGGACTATATTGGTCTTGTTCATTACAGACGATACTTTACGCGCAAAGAGGTGCGTTCCGTAGAGGACAAAAAGAATCAAATTCTTACAGGTCCAGAATGGAAAAAACTACTTTCAGAGTATCCTGTTGTGGTAGCAGATAAGCGTAAATATTATATTGAATCTAACCGTTCTCACTATAATCATGCTCATCATAGTGACGGCCTTGATGCGGCAGAGCAAATCATCGCTGAAAAATATCCAGAATATAGCGCTGCTTTCACAAAGGTTTGTAATCGCACATGGGCGCACATGTTTAACATGTTTGTCATGCGCCGCGACCTATTTGATCAATACTGCGAGTGGATGTTCTCTATCTTGGAGGAAATTGAACATCGCGTCGATATTTCCAATTACGATACATACGAAGCTCGTATTTATGGTTTTGTAAGCGAAATCTTGCTCGACGTATGGATTGAAGCAAATAACATCGACTATAAAGAACAAAATGTATCCTTTATGGAGCCTCAAAATTGGTTGAAAAAAGGTAGTTCCTTTGTGTTGCGTAAATTTGGTTTACAAAGTAAAGGCTAG
- a CDS encoding O-antigen polymerase: MTLYALDFDLLSPVIATQSSLTIASILCTIMVKQWQLPMHGSTVLILISAQIVMTLGSLYVAHCLNDRTIVKASISTKNMSDVYIPMYRQGILWILLAVIVGLAGHEMYTLAEKAGNKNGILGIASSIRPYIMAESSTIKLSRWMAYYQILVQQITYLSIFAFIQRSVFKAWRWSNLCYLIPLLFFFPFVYLTTGRILIITLVIFIFTIIGHALYRKYKGFEYAKKLLTTAGVSFLSFFLLFIIVGTLFGKGISSSSSALEILAHYAGISLSAFDVFLQYQLADSTLIGQTIFIGPYSNLNTLGFNLPKPSIFLFFTYFYNIDTNVYTSLMRYYHDFSLVGMYLFALLILMVYTILYYACRQRNSIPMILAYATFVYPLYLFYVDDRIFMDFFGTQIIYIVVLQFILIKLLYKYKA, from the coding sequence GTGACACTATATGCACTAGATTTTGATTTACTATCGCCAGTTATCGCAACACAGTCGTCCTTAACGATTGCTAGCATTCTGTGCACCATTATGGTAAAACAGTGGCAACTGCCCATGCATGGCAGCACCGTGTTAATCCTCATCAGTGCACAAATCGTGATGACCTTGGGTTCACTTTACGTGGCCCATTGTTTGAATGATAGGACTATAGTAAAAGCTAGCATATCTACTAAGAATATGAGTGATGTGTATATTCCGATGTATCGCCAAGGTATTTTATGGATATTACTAGCTGTTATTGTAGGCTTAGCAGGTCATGAGATGTATACCTTAGCGGAAAAGGCAGGGAACAAGAATGGCATTTTAGGTATTGCTAGTTCTATCCGTCCTTATATTATGGCTGAAAGCTCAACTATAAAGCTATCTCGCTGGATGGCGTATTATCAAATCTTAGTGCAACAAATAACATATTTATCAATATTTGCCTTTATTCAGCGCTCAGTCTTTAAGGCGTGGCGCTGGAGTAATCTATGTTATTTAATACCTCTACTATTTTTCTTCCCCTTTGTGTATTTAACAACGGGGCGCATTCTAATCATTACCTTAGTTATATTCATCTTTACGATCATCGGTCATGCCTTGTACCGCAAATATAAAGGTTTTGAGTATGCAAAGAAATTGCTCACAACAGCTGGGGTATCCTTTTTATCTTTTTTCTTACTATTTATAATTGTAGGTACTTTATTTGGGAAAGGTATTAGTTCTAGTTCATCAGCTCTTGAGATTCTAGCACATTATGCAGGGATTTCTTTATCTGCCTTTGATGTATTTTTACAGTATCAATTGGCGGACTCTACCTTGATTGGTCAAACTATATTTATAGGTCCTTACAGTAATTTGAATACACTCGGTTTTAATCTACCTAAGCCAAGTATTTTCTTATTCTTTACCTATTTCTATAATATTGATACGAACGTATATACATCGCTGATGCGGTATTACCATGATTTCTCTTTAGTGGGGATGTATCTTTTCGCGTTGCTCATCCTTATGGTATATACAATTCTGTATTACGCCTGTAGACAACGCAACAGCATTCCAATGATATTAGCATATGCTACCTTTGTATATCCTTTATATCTATTTTATGTAGATGACCGAATTTTCATGGA
- a CDS encoding glycosyltransferase: MINRESRRLRVLQVGMTRNLGGIETYLIEQFRHLDKSKIDYDFVNITGEYSICYEDEILASGSKIFKVVSRHKNPLLHYWQWFNILLQNKGVYDVIVLNTNSLEYVFPLVLGKIFGIPVRVIHSHNSGFENKQGLARRLLVGMNKKLLAWSANLRFACSQFAGQWMFKDNPYHVIYNAIDIHKYDADLIVREETRNALGLHTELTLLHVGRFSYQKNHSFLLDIFKEVHAIQPDSVLLLVGDTTEESEFLTEVKRKIKAYGLENVVRLLGRRDDVNKIMQAADVLVMPSFFEGLTVVGIEAQASDLPLLLSDTVTKELGLLPSTQFISLEAGPTAWAEAIVNSKQHNRQSRYEELKAAGYDIGNETERVEKLLIDAYHELA; encoded by the coding sequence ATGATAAACCGAGAATCCCGTAGATTGCGTGTATTACAAGTTGGTATGACACGTAATCTAGGTGGCATAGAAACATATTTGATAGAACAATTTAGACATCTTGATAAAAGTAAAATTGATTATGATTTTGTGAACATCACAGGGGAATACTCTATTTGTTATGAAGATGAAATCTTAGCCTCTGGCAGCAAGATTTTTAAGGTCGTTTCTAGGCATAAAAACCCATTGCTCCACTATTGGCAGTGGTTTAATATATTGTTACAAAATAAAGGCGTTTATGATGTAATTGTCTTGAATACGAATAGTTTGGAATACGTGTTTCCTCTAGTATTGGGAAAAATCTTTGGCATACCTGTTCGTGTTATTCATAGCCATAATTCAGGCTTTGAAAATAAGCAAGGATTGGCTCGTCGTCTCTTGGTGGGAATGAACAAGAAATTATTGGCTTGGAGTGCTAACTTGCGCTTTGCATGCAGTCAATTTGCAGGACAATGGATGTTTAAAGACAATCCATACCATGTTATTTATAATGCCATCGATATTCATAAATACGATGCAGATTTGATAGTTCGGGAAGAAACTCGGAATGCTTTGGGATTACACACAGAATTGACCTTATTACATGTAGGTCGTTTTTCGTATCAAAAGAATCATAGTTTCTTACTCGATATTTTTAAGGAAGTTCATGCGATTCAGCCTGATTCTGTGTTGTTGCTAGTAGGGGATACTACTGAAGAAAGTGAATTCTTAACGGAAGTCAAACGAAAAATCAAAGCATACGGGTTAGAGAATGTCGTTCGTTTGCTAGGCAGACGAGATGATGTTAATAAGATTATGCAGGCTGCAGATGTACTTGTGATGCCGTCCTTTTTTGAAGGCCTTACCGTTGTTGGTATTGAGGCACAAGCATCGGATTTACCACTGCTTTTATCTGATACAGTAACTAAAGAATTGGGACTTTTACCATCTACTCAATTCATTTCATTAGAAGCAGGTCCTACAGCATGGGCTGAGGCAATAGTAAATAGTAAACAACATAATAGACAGAGTCGTTATGAAGAATTAAAAGCAGCTGGCTATGATATTGGGAACGAAACAGAGCGTGTAGAGAAGTTATTAATAGACGCTTATCATGAGCTAGCATAA
- a CDS encoding glycosyltransferase family 2 protein, with translation MNPVLSIIVAAYNAETTIKQVIDSVYSQNVDTSLYELIIINDGSQDKTGELLDTLASAYPDMCLVIHHIPNGGVCNARNYGMSIARGEYVTFMDSDDYYGESILSSFFEKYNQHPQIDFWKYGAVEHYIEHGESLRDKVNDVADFLSSDATDILRMALEMEYIPLFGYVWNGFYKRSIIEEHHIQFSSEYIMEDFMFSFEYLTHAQSMGTIPHVYYHYTLDLDKTSLSKKWEPKYYEMYRLKVQTIHQYMVNVGIDDAQCYQLLSVLYVKYMYSALERMGAVSSMAGKYTWLQQLWQDDIYKAMQPHMKGGASLIGVLSGLLKYKWNLGIIACTECISFVRHRLKGLFAKIKSN, from the coding sequence GTGAATCCAGTACTATCTATCATTGTTGCAGCATATAATGCGGAAACTACAATTAAACAAGTTATAGACAGTGTATATTCACAAAATGTAGACACATCCCTATATGAGTTGATTATTATAAATGACGGTTCTCAGGATAAAACAGGTGAACTGCTTGATACATTGGCTAGCGCCTATCCTGATATGTGTCTTGTGATTCATCATATTCCAAACGGTGGTGTATGTAATGCTCGCAACTATGGCATGTCCATTGCACGCGGCGAATACGTAACATTTATGGACTCCGATGATTACTATGGTGAAAGTATCCTTTCCTCCTTTTTCGAGAAATATAACCAGCATCCACAGATAGATTTTTGGAAATACGGTGCTGTTGAACATTACATTGAGCATGGTGAAAGCCTTCGTGACAAGGTAAACGACGTGGCGGATTTTCTATCTAGTGATGCTACAGATATTTTACGAATGGCTCTTGAAATGGAATATATTCCTCTCTTTGGTTATGTGTGGAACGGATTTTATAAACGATCTATCATCGAAGAGCATCATATTCAATTCTCATCAGAATATATTATGGAGGACTTTATGTTCTCCTTCGAATACTTAACTCACGCACAGTCCATGGGGACGATTCCTCATGTGTATTATCACTATACGCTCGACCTAGATAAGACTAGTCTTTCTAAGAAATGGGAGCCAAAGTACTACGAAATGTATCGCTTGAAGGTTCAAACCATTCATCAATATATGGTTAATGTAGGTATTGATGATGCGCAGTGCTACCAATTGTTGAGTGTGTTATACGTTAAATATATGTATTCTGCACTAGAACGGATGGGCGCAGTTTCTTCGATGGCTGGTAAATATACATGGTTACAGCAGTTATGGCAAGACGATATATATAAGGCTATGCAACCTCATATGAAGGGTGGTGCCTCTCTCATCGGCGTATTATCTGGATTGCTTAAATATAAATGGAATTTAGGTATTATCGCATGTACAGAGTGCATTTCCTTTGTGCGCCATCGCTTAAAAGGTCTATTTGCAAAGATCAAATCTAATTAG